A single window of Anopheles moucheti chromosome 2, idAnoMoucSN_F20_07, whole genome shotgun sequence DNA harbors:
- the LOC128299006 gene encoding monocarboxylate transporter 7, protein MAASVVDDVRYRRVPPEGGWGLLVGVGMAMMFVVTLGSLPSFGLMFGDFLTELGEETSAIALITSCFFSALSFAGLFTNTLMKKMSCRTVGLIGAVSYIIGSMMTIFVRSTNELLISFAVFQGAGFGLMIPVSYTTFNAYFVERRVVMMSVAQTLIGLGTMFYPIFIQRSMDAFGFRGCMAVLAAVNSHTLLAMLVMHPVGWHMRRVPLDATSSVEYGPVPTTVAAEATAPADRSKTEDDFQELPAGQGLHQRNTKLRGSRRASSIPGLGNWSGPVVVSDSTERDTKPATKWQILVDFLDLTLLKDPIYVNIVLGISFALYSDLAFFTLQPMYLFMLAYSKSDVSLIIAIGAGADLISRIFLAISSTCLNIKARYVYLAGALFTIVARFGFLCVFDFYGMAIVTAIMGFLRTWIHVPLPLVFSEYLSQERFPSGYGLFMFLQGNITFAIGPIVGYIRDVTGSYTVSFHCLTLVMALCVIPWFFEICYYRLKRRARKQVPIQHVTIPMIRETKA, encoded by the exons ATGGCCGCAAGCGTGGTGGACGATGTCCGGTACCGGCGTGTACCGCCCGAGGGTGGCTGGGGTTTGCTGGTTGGCGTGGGCATGGCCATGATGTTCGTCGTGACGCTCGGTTCGCTACCCTCGTTCGGGCTAATGTTCGGCGACTTCCTGACGGAACTGGGCGAGGAAACGAGCGCGATTGCGCTCATCACCAGCTGCTTCTTCAGTGCGCTCAGCTTCGCCGGTCTGTTCACCAACACGCTGATGAAGAAAATGTCCTGCCGGACGGTTGGGTTAATAGGTGCGGTGTCCTACATCATCGGCAGCATGATGACCATCTTTGTGCGTTCCACCAACGAGCTGCTCATCTCGTTCGCCGTCTTTCAAG GCGCCGGTTTTGGACTGATGATTCCCGTGTCGTACACGACGTTCAACGCCTACTTCGTGGAAAGGcgggtggtgatgatgagcgTGGCCCAGACACTGATCGGGCTCGGCACCATGTTCTATCCCATCTTTATCCAGCGCTCGATGGATGCGTTTGGGTTTCGGGGCTGTATGGCGGTACTGGCGGCGGTCAACAGCCACACGCTGCTCGCGATGCTCGTGATGCATCCGGTCGGGTGGCATATGCGCCGGGTACCGCTCGATGCTACGTCCAGCGTCGAGTACGGCCCGGTACCCACAACGGTAGCGGCGGAGGCGACGGCGCCGGCTGACCGGTCCAAGACCGAGGATGACTTCCAGGAGCTACCGGCTGGACAGGGGTTGCACCAGCGGAACACCAAGCTGAGAGGATCCCGCCGGGCGTCATCGATACCGGGACTGGGCAACTGGTCCGGCCCGGTGGTCGTTAGTGACAGCACGGAACGTGACACGAAACCGGCCACCAAGTGGCAGATCCTGGTCGACTTCCTTGACCTGACGCTGCTGAAGGATCCAATTTACGTCAACATCGTACTCGGCATCTCGTTCGCTCTCTACTCGGATCTGGCCTTCTTCACCTTGCAGCCGATGTACCTCTTCATGCTCGCGTACAGCAAG TCGGACGTTTCGCTAATCATCGCCATCGGTGCCGGAGCGGATCTAATATCGCGCATCTTTCTGGCCATTTCGAGCACATGTCTGAACATTAAGGCCCGCTACGTCTATCTGGCCGGGGCACTCTTTACCATTGTGGCACGTTTtg GATTTTTGTGCGTGTTCGATTTTTACGGCATGGCCATCGTTACCGCCATCATGGGGTTCCTCCGCACCTGGATCCACGTTCCGCTGCCGCTGGTGTTTTCCGAGTATCTGTCCCAGGAACG GTTTCCTTCCGGCTATGGGCTGTTTATGTTTCTGCAGGGCAACATTACGTTTGCGATCGGTCCAATAGTGGGCTACATCCGTGACGTCACCGGCAGCTACACCGTTTCGTTCCACTGTTTAACGCTCGTGATGGCACTCTGCGTCATACCGTGGTTCTTCGAAATATGCTACTACCGGCTGAAGCGCAGGGCGCGCAAACAGGTACCCATCCAGCACGTGACGATACCAATGATACGGGAAACGAAGGCGTGA
- the LOC128308362 gene encoding neurogenic locus notch homolog protein 1-like: MCLDEAKFTKRSPLSFVSWWALNENENNEVLYLFRGLLLVWMLHVTFVVSVGTNKTISRIPVGENVTVTNITDAKETATDVTGGNVTAANEAASDVPVGNATGVKDGILKRFNRQLANNYKKFSSSRSGISRTVRVGGASGSISTSGSSASGKSFSSYGSGTSRTLQVGGASGSITTSGSSASGKSFSSYGSGTSRTLQVGGASGSISTSGSSASGKSFSSYGSGTSRTLQVGGASGSITTSGSSASEKSFSSYGSGTSRTLRVGGASGSISTSGSSASGKSFSSYGSGTSRTLQVGGASGSITTSGSSASEKSFSSYGSGTSRTLRVGGASGSISTSGSSASGKSFSSYGLGTSSILPIGGAIQNVSPVGGSISTSGRSVICPAGSIYRNGQCLQQLSYCESGYNLVGNTCVGQVVCQQGYHLVSGQCQLQAPCATQICGSVPVVQVQAPPPPIVTCTCEVGYVQVGNQCMKHESKAAETRTQESSHVEPFNCPAGYDLNYEDCVQYNSQEARCERGMRRDDVCVVSAECSYPFVSDEYGECTRNTVAQANCPSGTRLMGGVCLYNTPECPTGYQKEAGICIQREQVPVTCKTGSFSEGTCVVGSPECPPAYQTSGGQCILEHRTVPRCPPGSRPQGGVCVVEVSCPPGFTERGGGVCVNQERRPAICPNGARLVGDVCELERQICPRDFKLEYMQCVRYSQKPATCPREMRLLGSECIASSVNCEAGFTLRNGECVRELVGRRTCPPGSTLRNEQCVIGEPRCDSGFVLRDGICVHQSREQPRCASGAQFRNGKCVMRVEDCPPGAVRRGGECVREEQITPTCGVGFSYVRGRCLAEPQCEYGYSYKKSDSVCVSTTKTAMSCPSGSVLEGERCVSRDMICMEGYTLQGNQCVMQMTTTPVCPSGSTMRGDRCQTSIVPQCRAGSIAMNGGCEIQETSYPFCPAGYSYYGGQCHGTVSAAAPAPVPAPSPCMYGGCPNPCTTGICGVPCATGCATQTLQTIQSTQAASCPAGFNMNNGVCTRRSVTQMECPYGYSMDSGQCIGYHAMTCTAGSVLQGDRCVRLQTQSASCREGFQQFGDLCVYMRPNCPLGYRNEDGTCVTVNERAATCAIGSTRQQNNCAATPTCPPGYYLHKDICQREERTVIHCPSEFVLIDGECIAQTSCSAGFQLEGNICVRVEQRTVSCPSSSRLIGDLCVVSSPACEHGYDYIGGRCVKTEYRCPICPSDTRLRDNLCILARPPQCEYGYTFSGGQCTKLERQPATCSSDFQVQGDRCISQRLICPAGFTQNGRECEREVRRTMSCAYGSTLRGNLCIGEGPSCEPGSRMVGEECVLVSYKPPECPPGTVLTGGCCVSSATCAPGYQLRGNLCETQRVAQLTCALGLLQNGNCVAPGPNCPPEYEMRLDGCVRRETTQPSCPVGGYLQNNFCVIGRPKCTNDFRYENGRCTSMTKIRAQCRGDAVLRDGMCVTKTTTSSAYCSQGYTLQEGLCVRTIYAQPTCTTSSSAPFSSSNSVYSSNIVASAPTVVAETTQPLPLYTKVDNLDDYITEEKLVDDYEEYSTSSSKKATEYDALSYDELPYDMKISNVTVGTSQSNAMEATREKRCTVNGPRVCMNDGASWTYKQNQYRNRQQFKQAVIQLIVDQHMVYNVTFIAMAPRVPEEETLDGDDDDDDEDAEEEEEGTISYSCSKICFTYEECSHCTTFKLESFCKIAKSFELCAYLKIEA, encoded by the exons ATGTGCTTGGACGAGGCGAAATTTACGAAGCGAAGTCCATTGTCGTTCGTCAGCTGGTGGGCGCTGAACGAAAACGAGAACAATGAGGTCCTT TATCTGTTTCGCGGCCTACTCTTGGTGTGGATGCTTCACGTTACGTTCGTTGTTAGTGTGGGcacgaataaaacaatatcacGCATTCCTGTTGGCGAAAATGTTACAGTCACCAATATAACGGATGCAAAGGAAACGGCTACAGATGTAACTGGTGGAAATGTAACTGCAGCTAATGAAGCCGCAAGCGATGTACCTGTTGGGAATGCAACAGGTGTAAAGGATGGCATTTTAAAGCGATTTAATCGTCAGCTAGCTAACAACTATAAGAAGTTCAGTTCCTCCCGATCAGGCATATCTAGAACTGTACGAGTTGGTGGTGCAAGTGGTTCCATTTCGACTTCGGGATCCTCCGCTTCCGGGAAAAGCTTCAGTTCTTATGGATCAGGCACATCTAGAACTTTACAAGTTGGTGGTGCAAGTGGTTCCATTACGACTTCGGGATCCTCCGCTTCCGGGAAAAGCTTCAGTTCTTATGGATCAGGCACATCTAGAACTTTACAAGTTGGTGGTGCAAGTGGTTCCATTTCGACTTCGGGATCCTCCGCTTCCGGGAAAAGCTTCAGTTCTTATGGATCAGGCACATCTAGAACTTTACAAGTTGGTGGTGCAAGTGGTTCCATTACGACTTCGGGATCCTCCGCTTCCGAGAAAAGCTTCAGTTCTTATGGATCAGGCACATCTAGAACTTTACGAGTTGGTGGTGCAAGTGGTTCCATTTCGACTTCGGGATCCTCCGCTTCCGGGAAAAGCTTCAGTTCTTATGGATCAGGCACATCTAGAACTTTACAAGTTGGTGGTGCAAGTGGTTCCATTACGACTTCGGGATCCTCCGCTTCCGAGAAAAGCTTCAGTTCTTATGGATCAGGCACATCTAGAACTTTACGAGTTGGTGGTGCAAGTGGTTCCATTTCGACTTCGGGATCCTCCGCTTCCGGGAAAAGCTTCAGTTCTTATGGATTAGGTACTTCTAGCATTTTACCAATCGGTGGCGCAATCCAGAATGTCTCACCAGTAGGTGGTAGCATTTCAACTTCGGGACGCTCCGTTATTTGTCCCGCTGGAAGCATATATCGTAATGGGCAGTGCTTGCAGCAATTAAGCTACTGTGAATCAGGCTATAATCTGGTCGGAAACACCTGTGTAGGTCAGGTTGTTTGCCAGCAAGGTTACCACCTTGTAAGTGGACAATGTCAGCTACAAGCCCCTTGTGCTACACAAATTTGTGGATCAGTTCCAGTAGTACAGGTCCAAGCTCCACCTCCACCAATTGTAACATGTACTTGTGAGGTAGGTTATGTACAAGTAGGCAACCAGTGTATGAAGCATGAATCGAAGGCGGCCGAAACACGCACTCAAGAGAGTAGCCACGTAGAACCATTTAACTGTCCGGCAGGGTATGATCTCAATTATGAGGATTGCGTACAGTACAACAGCCAAGAAGCGCGCTGCGAGCGAGGCATGCGGAGGGACGATGTTTGTGTGGTATCAGCTGAGTGTAGCTATCCATTCGTGAGCGATGAGTATGGAGAGTGTACCAGGAATACGGTCGCCCAAGCAAATTGTCCATCGGGAACTAGGCTTATGGGAGGCGTATGTCTTTACAACACACCCGAGTGTCCAACGGGCTACCAGAAGGAAGCAGGCATATGTATTCAACGTGAGCAAGTCCCGGTCACCTGTAAGACGGGATCCTTTTCCGAAGGTACGTGCGTCGTGGGAAGCCCGGAGTGTCCACCAGCGTACCAAACTTCCGGCGGACAATGTATACTGGAGCACCGTACTGTGCCACGTTGTCCACCAGGGTCGAGACCCCAAGGCGGTGTGTGCGTTGTAGAGGTAAGCTGTCCGCCCGGCTTCACCGAACGCGGAGGCGGTGTTTGTGTGAATCAAGAGCGAAGACCTGCCATCTGCCCGAATGGAGCTCGTCTGGTTGGCGATGTGTGCGAATTAGAGCGCCAGATTTGTCCGCGTGACTTCAAGCTCGAGTACATGCAGTGTGTCCGGTACAGCCAAAAACCCGCAACTTGTCCTCGTGAGATGCGCTTGCTGGGTAGCGAGTGTATTGCATCATCAGTGAACTGTGAGGCAGGATTCACGCTAAGGAATGGTGAGTGCGTACGGGAACTGGTTGGTCGACGCACCTGTCCACCCGGAAGTACTCTACGCAACGAACAGTGCGTTATAGGTGAACCGAGATGCGATTCTGGCTTCGTACTACGTGACGGTATTTGTGTACACCAGAGCCGAGAGCAACCGCGCTGTGCATCTGGAGCTCAGTTCCGCAATGGCAAGTGTGTCATGCGTGTAGAAGATTGTCCACCGGGAGCGGTACGGCGCGGTGGAGAATGTGTACGGGAAGAGCAGATCACACCAACGTGTGGAGTTGGCTTTTCGTACGTCCGAGGTCGCTGTCTGGCGGAACCACAGTGCGAGTATGGTTACAGCTACAAAAAATCCGATTCCGTATGTGTAAGCACCACCAAGACGGCGATGTCCTGTCCGAGTGGTTCAGTACTAGAGGGCGAACGGTGTGTTTCACGTGACATGATCTGCATGGAGGGCTATACGCTGCAGGGTAACCAGTGTGTCATGCAGATGACTACGACCCCAGTTTGCCCTTCAGGTTCTACAATGCGAGGGGACCGGTGTCAAACGAGCATTGTACCTCAATGTCGTGCCGGAAGTATTGCCATGAATGGTGGATGTGAAATTCAGGAAACGTCCTATCCGTTCTGTCCAGCTGGTTACAGTTACTATGGTGGACAGTGTCACGGTACAGTGAGTGCTGCGGCACCTGCACCGGTACCTGCACCAAGTCCCTGCATGTATGGTGGCTGTCCAAATCCTTGCACAACCGGTATTTGCGGTGTTCCTTGTGCAACAGGATGtgccacacaaacacttcAGACGATTCAGTCGACGCAGGCAGCTTCCTGTCCTGCAGGATTCAACATGAACAACGGTGTATGTACTCGGCGTTCCGTAACACAGATGGAGTGTCCGTACGGATATTCAATGGATTCCGGTCAGTGTATCGGTTACCATGCGATGACTTGTACTGCCGGTAGTGTACTGCAAGGTGATCGATGCGTGCGGCTGCAGACACAGTCTGCCTCCTGTCGGGAAGGTTTCCAACAGTTCGGGGACCTTTGTGTCTACATGCGACCAAACTGCCCATTAGGCTATCGTAATGAGGATGGAACATGTGTGACCGTGAATGAAAGGGCCGCCACCTGTGCGATTGGAAGCACCAGGCAACAAAATAACTGTGCAGCCACACCAACCTGCCCGCCTGGCTACTACCTGCACAAGGATATATGTCAACGGGAAGAGCGTACGGTTATTCATTGTCCTAGTGAATTTGTGCTGATCGATGGAGAGTGTATCGCACAAACAAGCTGTTCAGCCGGATTCCAGCTGGAGGGTAACATATGCGTGCGCGTGGAACAACGTACTGTATCGTGTCCATCATCGTCACGGCTTATAGGTGATTTGTGCGTGGTTAGCAGTCCTGCCTGTGAGCACGGTTACGATTACATCGGAGGTCGCTGCGTTAAAACGGAATACCGATGTCCGATATGTCCGTCAGATACTCGCCTACGTGATAATCTCTGCATATTAGCCAGACCACCACAGTGCGAATATGGTTATACATTCTCAGGAGGCCAGTGCACAAAGTTGGAACGGCAACCGGCCACCTGTTCGTCCGATTTCCAAGTGCAAGGTGATCGGTGCATTTCGCAAAGGTTGATCTGCCCGGCCGGCTTTACGCAGAACGGAAGGGAATGTGAGCGTGAAGTCCGCCGTACGATGTCCTGTGCATATGGAAGTACTCTACGCGGTAATCTCTGCATCGGCGAAGGTCCATCTTGCGAACCTGGCTCCAGAATGGTTGGCGAGGAATGCGTCCTTGTTAGCTACAAACCACCAGAGTGTCCTCCTGGTACAGTCTTAACCGGTGGGTGCTGCGTGAGTAGTGCAACTTGTGCTCCAGGCTACCAGCTTCGCGGCAACCTTTGCGAAACGCAGCGTGTCGCTCAGCTAACGTGCGCTCTAGGATTATTGCAAAATGGAAATTGTGTCGCACCGGGACCGAACTGCCCTCCAGAGTACGAGATGCGTCTTGATGGGTGCGTACGGCGCGAAACTACGCAACCGAGCTGTCCAGTAGGTGGATATCTGCAGAACAATTTCTGTGTGATTGGTCGACCAAAATGCACGAATGATTTCCGGTACGAGAACGGTCGCTGTACGAGTATGACGAAGATACGGGCTCAATGCCGAGGTGATGCCGTACTGAGAGATGGTATGTGCGTGACCAAGACGACCACCTCTAGCGCCTATTGCTCACAAGGGTATACGCTTCAAGAAGGCTTGTGCGTGCGTACCATCTACGCGCAACCAACATGCACAACCAGTTCTTCAGCACCATTTTCAAGCAGCAACAGCGTGTATAGCAGTAACATAGTGGCAAGTGCACCAACGGTCGTAGCTGAGACGACTCAACCCCTTCCATTATATACTAAAGTAGATAATTTGGATGACTATATTACTGAAGAAAAACTGGTCGACGATTATGAGGAGTATTCCACCTCCAGCTCCAAGAAAGCCACGGAATACGACGCTTTGTCCTACGACGAATTACCCTATGAC ATGAAGATATCCAATGTGACGGTCGGAACATCACAGTCAAATGCTATGGAAGCAACACGAGAGAAGCGTTGCACCGTGAACGGACCTCGCGTGTGTATGAACGATGGTGCAAGTTGGACATACAAGCAGAATCAGTACCGCAACAGACAGCAATTCAAACAAGCAGTCATCCAATTGATTGTAGATCAGCACATGGTCTATAATGTCACATTTATTGCAATGGCTCCACGAGTACCAGAAGAAGAAACATTAGAcggcgacgatgatgatgatgatgaagatgctgaggaagaggaggaaggtAC GATCAGCTACTCCTGCTCGAAAATATGTTTCACTTACGAAGAGTGCAGCCACTGTACCACTTTTAAGCTTGAGAGCTTCTGCAAGATAGCAAAATCATTTGAGCTATGTGCATATTTAAAGATCGAAGCATAG
- the LOC128299004 gene encoding glycogen [starch] synthase — translation MSRRYSRVESSSDLMQFLDRGHSANTENRWTFEIAWEVANKVGGIYTVIRSKAFVSTEELGDQYCLIGPYKEASARTEVEACEFPSNGPFYRAVTAMRNQGYKVHCGRWLVDGNPQIILFDIGSAAWKMDGYKQELWDSSNIGIPHLDIECNDAIILGYTVASFIDEFKRCAEVYSHENEYGPPRIVAHFHEWQAGVGLIALRTRQVDVATVFTTHATLLGRYLCAGNTDFYNNLDKFPVDEEAGKRQIYHRYCLERAASHLSHVFTTVSEITGYEAEHLLKRKPDIITPNGLNVKKFAAIHEFQNMHAMAKEKIHEFTRGHFYGHFNFNIEKTLYMFIAGRYEFTNKGADIFIEALARLNHMLKSNNSDVTVVAFLIFPAKTNNFNVESLRGHAVTKQLRDTINSIQQDIGKRMYETCLQGQLPEGTEILTKEDIVKIKRCLYALQRDGNPPVTTHNVVDDWNDPVLDSIRRCHLFNTKYDRVKVVFHPEFLNSTNPLFGLDYEEFVRGCHLGVFPSYYEPWGYTPAECTVMGIPSITTNLSGFGCFMHEHVADPKSYGIYIVDRRHVGLEESVQQLSKYMFEFSKLNRRQRIIQRNRTERLSDLLDWRNLGIYYRQARVKALQRVYPDYVDESTEYLKRATDFTYPRPISAPPSPSSSRHTTPAPSLHGSDDEQDSVDSEEELQELKMNSHH, via the exons ATGAGTCGTCGATATTCGCGCGTCGAGTCCAGCTCGGATCTGATGCAGTTCCTGGACCGGGGTCACTCGGCCAATACGGAAAACCGATGGACGTTCGAGATAGCGTGGGAAGTGGCCAACAAAG TTGGAGGTATATACACGGTCATCCGCTCAAAAGCGTTCGTCTCGACCGAGGAGCTGGGCGATCAGTACTGCCTAATTGGACCGTACAAGGAAGCGTCCGCGCGCACAGAGGTAGAGGCATGCGAGTTTCCCAGCAATGGTCCCTTCTATCGTGCCGTCACCGCGATGCGCAACCAAGGCTATAAGGTGCACTGTGGTCGATGGTTGGTAGATGGCAATCCACAAATTATCCTGTTCGACATCGGTTCCGCGGCATGGAAAATGGATGGCTATAAACAGGAGCTCTGGGACTCGTCCAATATCGGCATTCCACACCTGGACATTGAGTGCAACGATGCGATCATTCTGGGATATACAGTTGCATCCTTTATCGATGAG TTTAAACGCTGCGCTGAAGTATATTCACACGAGAACGAATACGGACCGCCAAGAATCGTGGCACACTTTCACGAGTGGCAAGCAGGTGTTGGATTGATAGCACTACGAACACGTCAGGTGGACGTAGCAACCGTCTTTACCACACACGCCACCCTGCTCGGACGGTACCTTTGCGCGGGCAATACCGATTTCTACAACAATCTCGACAAATTCCCGGTGGACGAAGAAGCCGGCAAGCGTCAAATCTACCACCGGTACTGTCTGGAGCGGGCGGCCTCCCATCTATCGCACGTGTTTACCACCGTTTCGGAGATCACGGGTTACGAGGCGGAACATCTGCTCAAGCGCAAACCGGATATCATCACACCGAACGGGCTGAACGTGAAAAAGTTCGCGGCCATTCACGAGTTCCAGAACATGCACGCGATGGCGAAGGAGAAGATACACGAGTTTACGCGAGGTCACTTTTACGGGCACTTTAACTTCAATATTGAAAAAACGCTGTACATGTTCATAGCGGGCCGGTATGAGTTTACGAACAAGGGAGCGGACATTTTCATCGAGGCGCTGGCCCGCTTGAATCACATGCTGAAGTCGAACAACTCGGACGTGACGGTGGTGGCATTTCTCATCTTTCCTGCGAAAACTAACAACTTCAACGTGGAGTCATTGCGGGGCCACGCAGTCACAAAGCAGCTGCGAGACACGATCAACAGCATACAACAGGATATTGGCAAGCGAATGTACGAAACGTGTCTGCAGGGTCAGCTACCCGAGGGCACGGAAATACTGACGAAAGAGGATATTGTAAAGATAAAGCGTTGCCTGTATGCACTGCAAAGGGATGGCAATCCACCCGTCACCACGCATAACGTAGTGGATGACTGGAATGATCCGGTACTGGACTCGATCCGTCGGTGTCATCTCTTCAACACCAAGTACGATCGTGTGAAGGTCGTGTTCCATCCTGAGTTTCTCAACTCGACCAATCCACTGTTCGGGCTTGACTATGAAGAGTTCGTACGCGGTTGCCATCTAGGTGTGTTTCCGTCCTACTACGAACCGTGGGGATATACACCGGCCGAGTGCACTGTGATGGGTATACCGAGCATTACTACAAATCTGTCTGGTTTCGGGTGCTTCATGCACGAACACGTAGCAGATCCCAAATCTTACGGTATCTACATAGTGGATCGGCGCCATGTCGGGTTGGAGGAGAGCGTCCAACAGTTGTCAAAGTATATGTTCGAGTTTTCCAAGCTGAACCGCCGCCAACGTATCATCCAGCGCAACCGTACGGAGCGGTTGAGTGATCTACTGGACTGGAGAAATCTAGGAATT TATTACCGCCAAGCTAGAGTAAAAGCACTACAAAGAGTGTATCCCGATTATGTGGACGAGTCGACGGAATACTTAAAGCGAGCGACAGACTTCACATATCCACGACCGATCAGTGCCCCACCAAGCCCGAGCTCATCCA GACATACCACACCGGCCCCTTCCTTGCACGGTTCGGATGATGAGCAGGATTCGGTTGATTCGGAGGAAGAACTCCAGGAGCTAAAAATGAACTCGCACCACTAG